The sequence TCATTAGCACACTATTTCTAATAGGCTGGCTATAGAATTACTGCAAGTTTTTAAAGGCTAGGAAACTTTCAGGTAGACTTTACTACTCTGTATCACAGTAACAGTGCCAAAGAGTCAAATCCATCACCTTCCTAAAGTGTAAATGCTTTGAACGTGGGGCTGCCCTCCTGGTTTTCCCCAGTAACCAGCAGGATGGAAGAACAGCAATGCTGTGTGCAGGGTTTTGGTCCCAAAAAGCACAGGACACTGTAAGCCTGTCCTTCATAGcccttcctctgcagcagcagaaaggaaggaaatcgCTTCTTGGCTAGAAATACACAAGTAAAGAAACAGACCTGGCTTCTCGGCTCTGGAGCTTTTCGGTTAGGGGTGGGTTTGGTggtttctatttttgttttgtagctTGCTTGTTTAgtggtttgggtgtttttaatGCAGAATACATAATACTCTACACATATTAGTAATGAAGTCAGTTGTAGTGAGAAGCTACAAACTTCTATCTGTAGAATTTAATGttcattaaaaacattaaatctGAACTGCCAAAGTAACTTAACAGACAAGAGCACATGTAAATCTTAGAAATACATGTAATTTCTTGTAGGCTTTACTAACTGTTCCCTGGTGCAGGGAAATGCACAAAATTCCATGTACCATCAGCTATTGAGATAGTGTCTATACTTACAATTACCATTTTAGCCTGTAAACagattataatttaatttttcattttggagtATATAACACAACAGGATCGAGTCAACACTCATCCATTGGTAACTTCAATAACACCAATACTGTtacccagagaggctgtgaactccccatccctggggtgtCCAAGGCCAcactggatggggcttgggtcacctgggatagtggaaggtgtccctgcccatggcagggggtgggatgaaAGGAGCTCTaaggtcccatccaacccaaaccactctgggattctatATAATGTTAAATAAACTTAGCCCAGCAAAAATAAATGCCCTATTGATTATCctagagaaataaaattgtaGTTGCTCTTAAATTGTCACACTTTTAAATTCAGCAGTTGAATTCATCTTTATCCAATCTATCAGATCtcatttcagattttctgtaGAATAGTCATTTGGTCACTTACATTTTTCatgtaagaaattaaaaataaaaaccaaaaaaacttgCTTAAGAAACAAAAACTTCTCTGTAACAGGCTATAAATTCTTACCTTTTCTTAAAGAGAATTCTGTCAGCTCTGTAAACAATAACAGTGTACAATGGCAACACTGGACTCAGGCAGGCAGCTTGTCCCATTTTCAAGCTGAACCAAGAGGAATGACACTGCTCCACTTCAAGGAAGCTGAGCAGATCACTGTGCCATGGCTTTATTTACTCCAGATGCTGTTCTCTTCCTTTTTAGTCCTGTCTGTGTGCTGAGCACACAGGGCTACAGCCAGCAAACAGATACTTTGCTTTCACATTGCTGGATCAGTTGAAATGAGCTTGCACAATCAGTAATTACTCTCACAAGGGTTCTGCCTGTAGCAGTGAACAGCCACCTAGGGTTCACCTATTCTGAGGGGCAGAACTGTCAAATAATATTGTTATCAAGAACACCAGTAACTTTCTTCCCCAAACCAGTCCCATAGCCTGTGTTTTGTCTAACACTACTTTCAGTGGTCTTACAAAACAGATGTTTCAAATGGTTCAGTTTATTTAGTAATGTGTAGAGccctcacagggctgggattaaatattttatcaggGTCCTGCAAGGCTTTGGCAaactaaaggaaaataatgaaaagaagctgaattatttttttctttaagaatagCCcatgtgacaaaaaaaaaaatactgctatAATGAAGCTGCTGAAGTTCCCTATGCATGGATAGACATGGAGAAGCTGCAATCACTGATTTCAATGAAAATGCTGAGCAGGTCCCAGAATTCTGCTTCTGAAGCCTCTTGAGAAGCCAGAGTGTGGATGAGGTACACTTCCACAGAAAACAGACTGCATGGAAAGACAAAATATGCCAGTGCTGAGAGACCCAAAAACGTGAGGCAGCAAGTGATTAGAGGATGAGAAGAATCTCTCAAACAAAACTTCAGTCATTTGAAGGTTCAAACCAAGTCAAACCTATTTGCTGGCCAGAGATTAATCCTACTGGTACCCTAGAGGAGCTGAACTGATGGGGTTAACTAGGGTTAACTTAAAGGGCAAGTCAGAAGAGTCTCCGTGTAAGGACCAACCTTCCAAGTGGTTCTGCTCCCTGCGGCAGTGCAAGCTCCCTGAAGTAACTCCATGACACATTGATAGCATAACAAAATCAATCTcttgccttgctttgctttcagaAGCATGAGTAGTTTTGGCAGGAATTTTCTGTACAGTGCAGTTGGCAGTGAATTTACACTTTGTTCTATGATAATTTTCACACACTGTTCACAAATAACAAGCTGCTAGATTTCACAAGACAAAGAAATTCCAGTGATTCATATTTAACTTTTAACCCCACAGGAGTAACCTTAGAAGTCTTACAAATGCAGGAGTAAAGCAATTAGGGTGAGCACTCTGAATAATGGGAAGTCACAAATATAACCTTCCAAATTTCAGCCATAGGTAACAGCTTTAACCTGCAAAGTAACTGagcaaaaacaacaggaaaagttcaaaagtattttaaaaaccatTATTATTTTACTTGCTGAAGTGTTGCTGCTTCCTATGCTTGTTTGCTTGCATTTGTGCCTAGAAGTATTGCAGCATGCAATTTCACTTTTTCCAGGTGAGACATTTTTGAATTACAAGTTAATTAGCCTTCATATCATCTAAATGTAAAAGTATCACTCTTCTGGATATAGCTTTGAAAAACAACTTCCAATCAATCATTTATTCCAGTTAAACTAGAAGTGTGATATGAATTCTTTACTATTTACAGAATAGCACTCTAAAGCTTTACAAGATAtctctaataaaaataaaattaaaaatgcaatagCAAGTGCAAAAACTTGCAGCACTTTAGAGGTTACCCTTACCCTACACTCCTCACCCCTAGTTTAGGTTAGGTTTCTTAAATTCCACTTttgaaaaccaaagcaaaagaGACTAGAATATTTCTGATatattctgaatatttctgATATATTCTGCCCAGATTTCAGCTCTCAGCACAAGATCTTCAATTGCATCTCACAGCTGAGGATCAGCAACACCAGGTGTATCAGCCAGCAACCTTTACCTTTCTCTGGAGGATGCCACTGTCAGTTCTAGGCCTGGAACTCTACAGTGATTAAGGAAACATCTCTTTCCTGCCCCAGGATTAGGTGGAGAAGCAAAGCCATTCTCTCACTAGCACTTCTTCAGCATGTGTACACTCTTCAGCATGTGACCCTTGAACCATCTGCACAGCTGAACAAGCAAGCAGGGAGGCAAAATACAGGTCCTAAAGTTATTTACTAGGTCACTTTTCTCAAAGGAAGTGGTAGAGATGAAGCAATTCTTGTGGATGTTTCTTCAGAATGTAACCTAACTTCTCAATATAAGTAAGCAGACTCCACATGAAGTCATCATCACAATTTTTAGTTTGTTCTTTCACGAGGCAATTGAAAACTCTGAGACTGAGGAAAAACTTACCTCTAATGCCAGCGCAGTCTTGTCATAAGCACAGGGAACTCTCTTTTGGACAGCTTTGGCATAGACTGGTCCATTCTGTGTGGATGGCAGAGGATTGATCACTGCTCCAGGTGTGCTGGATACCGAGGGCAGGGGAGTTGCGGTCTGAGGCTGAGCGTAAGCGTGGGCAGGTTCTGGGATCCCGTAACTGTTGGAATTCCTGTTGCCATGCTTGCCAACAGAAGGTCTGCCTAGCTTTTCTACATAAGGAACAGGAATCATCCCAATCCGACCCTCCTTGTTTCTGGCACTCCACCACTGTTCCTCTGGCTTCTCCAGGATTACCAGCACCTCTCCCTTTTTAAATGGAAGATCCTCGGCGTCGTTGCCGTGGAAGTCATAGAGAGTCCGAACGTACTCCAGGTTTTCCTCTGCAGTGGACATGGCAGGGGCAGATCCAGATCCCATCGGGGGGCTTGGATACCTGAAGGTTTGGTAAAAGGAACAGCTATTGGTTTGTATTCCAGTGACAAAGCTAAGTGCCAGCTCTGCCGTGGGAACATCAATTAGACAAGAGCTGCTCACTTGGATTTGTAACAAAATCATTGCCTTGGTAGCACTGTGAGGAATTTAATGAGTAACTCACACTTCTCAAATAATGACTTAAATACCCAAAGTAGCTTCCCCAGAAGCCCAATATAATCTATCATGGGATGCAGAAAATTGagagaaataatgcaaaatctTTATCCACCTGTTCTGGATTGTTGTGAAGATCTTAGAGCCAAATTAATTCTATAGCTTAAGTTATAACAGTAATGATACAGAAAACCAAATTAAGACTGTTGGGGTGATTGAGGTGGAAGGGCAACACATAAAAATGAAGCTGTGAATCTCTCCAAAAGTCCCCCACCACCTCCAAAGTCatccaaataattttgtttttaacttcAGCATCCACTTCTAAAGAATTCAGTAATAAGTGCTAG comes from Molothrus aeneus isolate 106 chromosome 18, BPBGC_Maene_1.0, whole genome shotgun sequence and encodes:
- the CRKL gene encoding crk-like protein, which codes for MSSAARFDSSDRSSWYVGPVSRAEAQTRLQGQRHGMFLVRDSSTCPGDYVLSVSENSRVSHYIINSLPNRRFKIGDQEFEHLPALLEFYKIHYLDTTTLIEPAPRYPSPPMGSGSAPAMSTAEENLEYVRTLYDFHGNDAEDLPFKKGEVLVILEKPEEQWWSARNKEGRIGMIPVPYVEKLGRPSVGKHGNRNSNSYGIPEPAHAYAQPQTATPLPSVSSTPGAVINPLPSTQNGPVYAKAVQKRVPCAYDKTALALEVGDIVKVTRMNINGQWEGEVNGRKGLFPFTHVQLFDPQNPEESE